A genomic segment from Janthinobacterium sp. 64 encodes:
- a CDS encoding LysR family transcriptional regulator, with protein METLANLESFVRSAESGSFSAAARRLGLTPAAVSRNVALLERNLGVRLFQRSTRGLTLSEAGERFRQSVQIGLDSIQGAIADIKVNAGQPTGVLKLSAAPGFGMDYLLPLMPAFLERYPGVTPDWVFDSRPLDLIAGGFDAAVGAGFELPPGMVARELARIHLIAVASPALLQGKRRPKDPAGLAELPSVVMRSPLTGRVRIQVMRNNAGVEVTAKQQAVMLVNDPDALSRAVVLGLGVGLIPVPHAAPHLESGALVRLLPNWYGDVGAISLYFTSQKLLPAKTRAFVDFVVEAFRVQKLPQVLSAK; from the coding sequence GTGGAAACTCTCGCCAATCTGGAGTCATTCGTCCGCAGTGCCGAGAGCGGCAGCTTTTCTGCTGCAGCACGTCGGCTGGGCCTGACGCCAGCAGCAGTGAGTCGGAACGTCGCGCTTCTTGAACGGAACCTTGGCGTACGACTTTTCCAGCGTAGCACCCGTGGCCTGACGCTAAGTGAAGCGGGTGAACGTTTTCGGCAATCAGTACAGATTGGTCTCGACAGCATCCAGGGCGCAATTGCCGACATCAAGGTCAATGCCGGGCAACCGACCGGCGTGTTGAAGTTGAGCGCGGCACCTGGATTTGGCATGGATTATCTGTTACCTCTCATGCCGGCGTTTCTCGAAAGATATCCGGGAGTAACTCCCGATTGGGTTTTCGATAGCCGTCCGCTGGACCTGATCGCAGGCGGCTTTGATGCGGCGGTCGGCGCTGGTTTTGAGCTACCGCCCGGTATGGTGGCGCGCGAATTGGCGCGAATACATTTGATTGCAGTGGCATCGCCAGCGCTATTACAGGGCAAGCGTCGTCCCAAAGATCCAGCCGGACTTGCCGAATTACCCAGTGTTGTGATGCGCTCTCCATTGACTGGTCGCGTGCGGATTCAGGTCATGCGCAATAACGCAGGAGTCGAAGTCACAGCAAAACAGCAGGCGGTTATGCTGGTTAACGATCCGGATGCACTCAGCCGAGCCGTGGTGCTGGGCCTTGGCGTCGGATTGATACCAGTTCCCCACGCTGCTCCACATCTGGAAAGTGGTGCGCTGGTACGATTGCTGCCGAACTGGTATGGTGATGTGGGGGCGATCTCGTTGTATTTCACCAGTCAGAAACTGTTGCCGGCGAAGACGCGCGCCTTTGTCGATTTTGTTGTCGAGGCATTTCGTGTCCAGAAGCTGCCGCAAGTCCTCTCTGCTAAATAG
- a CDS encoding HD-GYP domain-containing protein, producing MLILSASTPPVDGIRLSELIAALSQALDITEGQPEGHCIRCCWIGMHVGRELGMADEDLWNLYYTLLLKDLGCSSNAARICELYLTDDLSFKQGFKTVGDSLPQVLKFVLKHTGLKAGLAERFRAVMTILRDGAHIAQELIATRCQRGADIARLLRFPESVAQGIYSLDEHHNGQGKPDKLAGQAIPLFSRIALLAQVIDVFHTADGARAAQAEVRQRAGSWFDPQLVQAFERMAQSAGFWSMLRSQDLTAAVAALEPANRSVPVDEDYLDDIAAAFGQVVDSKSPYTSGHSARVALYADMIAETLGVTPERRRWLKRGALLHDVGKLGVSNSVLDKAGKLDADEWLAVQQHAHYTETILSRIDAFAELAVVAAAHHERLDGKGYPRGLTADDISLETRIITTADIFDAITADRPYRGPIPIPKALEIMAETVGTAIDAQCFAALKVALAGLPELTQQGSGGLAA from the coding sequence ATGTTAATCTTATCCGCAAGTACGCCGCCCGTTGACGGCATCCGGCTTTCCGAACTGATCGCCGCCCTGAGCCAGGCCCTGGATATCACGGAGGGGCAGCCAGAAGGCCATTGCATCCGCTGTTGCTGGATCGGCATGCACGTGGGACGCGAACTGGGCATGGCGGATGAAGACCTGTGGAATCTGTATTACACGCTGCTGCTCAAGGACCTGGGCTGCAGCAGCAATGCAGCGCGCATCTGCGAGCTCTATCTGACGGACGATCTGTCTTTCAAACAAGGCTTCAAGACGGTGGGCGACAGCCTGCCGCAAGTGCTCAAATTCGTCCTCAAGCACACGGGCCTGAAGGCGGGCCTGGCCGAGCGCTTCCGCGCCGTGATGACGATCTTGCGCGACGGCGCGCACATCGCGCAGGAGCTGATCGCCACGCGCTGCCAGCGCGGCGCCGACATTGCGCGCCTGCTGCGCTTTCCGGAATCCGTGGCGCAGGGCATCTACAGCCTCGACGAACACCACAATGGCCAGGGCAAGCCGGACAAACTGGCAGGGCAGGCGATTCCCTTGTTTTCGCGCATTGCCTTGCTGGCACAGGTGATCGACGTGTTTCATACGGCCGATGGCGCGCGCGCCGCCCAGGCCGAGGTGCGCCAGCGCGCGGGCAGCTGGTTTGACCCGCAACTGGTGCAGGCGTTCGAGCGGATGGCGCAGTCGGCCGGCTTCTGGTCCATGTTGCGCTCGCAGGACCTGACGGCTGCGGTGGCGGCGCTGGAGCCGGCCAACCGCTCCGTACCGGTGGATGAAGACTATCTCGACGACATCGCTGCCGCGTTCGGTCAGGTGGTCGATTCGAAAAGCCCGTACACGAGCGGGCACAGCGCCCGGGTCGCCTTGTATGCGGACATGATCGCCGAAACCTTGGGCGTGACGCCGGAGCGGCGTCGCTGGCTCAAGCGAGGTGCTTTGCTGCATGACGTCGGGAAACTTGGCGTCAGCAATAGCGTGCTGGACAAGGCCGGCAAACTCGACGCGGATGAGTGGCTGGCCGTGCAGCAGCACGCGCACTATACGGAAACGATTTTGTCACGCATTGATGCGTTCGCCGAACTGGCTGTCGTGGCAGCTGCGCACCATGAGCGGCTCGATGGCAAGGGCTATCCGCGCGGCTTGACGGCCGACGACATCAGCCTGGAAACGCGCATCATCACCACCGCCGATATTTTCGACGCCATCACGGCCGACCGGCCATATCGGGGGCCAATTCCCATTCCGAAAGCGCTCGAGATCATGGCCGAGACCGTGGGCACAGCCATCGACGCGCAATGTTTTGCCGCCTTGAAAGTGGCGCTGGCCGGCTTGCCGGAACTCACGCAGCAGGGCTCCGGGGGGCTGGCGGCCTAA
- a CDS encoding NADPH-dependent F420 reductase: MTIGIIGSGALGSNFARILAKKGISATISNSRGAASLADLVEELGPSIKAGTVEEAASADMVLVAVRWVDAEKVLGSLPAWSGRIVIDGTNPVEFFDPATLPDANDISNPLAAYGIKAVDLGGKHSSQIIQQFVPGARVVKAFNHNDVNVLKEPETAGGKRVLFYSGDDAAAKAEVRGIMEVAGFFPIDLGALDVGGPLASLPFGPLSTHNFISI, from the coding sequence ATGACTATCGGCATCATTGGCTCGGGCGCCCTCGGCTCCAACTTCGCTCGCATTCTTGCAAAAAAAGGGATATCGGCCACCATCTCCAACAGCCGTGGAGCAGCCTCGCTGGCTGACTTGGTTGAAGAACTGGGGCCATCCATCAAGGCCGGCACAGTGGAAGAGGCCGCAAGCGCCGATATGGTGCTAGTTGCGGTCCGCTGGGTCGATGCAGAGAAAGTACTGGGCAGCCTGCCGGCGTGGAGCGGTCGCATCGTGATCGACGGCACTAACCCTGTGGAGTTCTTCGATCCAGCAACGTTGCCGGATGCGAACGACATAAGCAATCCTCTCGCCGCATATGGGATCAAGGCGGTCGATCTTGGCGGAAAGCATTCAAGCCAGATCATCCAGCAATTCGTTCCTGGTGCACGGGTCGTCAAAGCATTCAATCATAACGACGTCAATGTGCTGAAGGAGCCGGAGACGGCAGGTGGCAAGCGCGTATTGTTTTACTCTGGCGATGACGCTGCCGCAAAGGCCGAGGTGCGCGGTATCATGGAAGTTGCCGGATTCTTCCCGATTGACCTCGGCGCGCTGGACGTCGGTGGACCGCTGGCCTCACTGCCCTTCGGGCCGCTGTCGACGCATAACTTTATCAGTATCTAA
- a CDS encoding tyrosine-type recombinase/integrase codes for MLIGGQKIKDIKLANVTPELLGAWRDQRMTGESKVSGATVNRELNLLSHVFTTARREWKWLAASPTSDVRRPKPAASRERIPTEDEIERLCNALGFTEEPVTTKSQAVAVAYLFAIETAMRAGEICGLTPVWVDGAVARLPASINKNGVRRDVPLSTCALELLSLLPDSARPHRSAFPRPRSMPCSAKRANDRASRA; via the coding sequence GTGCTCATTGGCGGCCAGAAAATCAAAGATATCAAACTGGCCAACGTGACACCTGAACTGCTCGGCGCCTGGCGCGATCAGCGCATGACAGGGGAAAGCAAGGTCAGTGGCGCCACCGTGAATCGTGAGCTGAACTTGCTATCCCACGTTTTTACGACTGCGCGTAGGGAGTGGAAATGGCTTGCGGCCAGTCCGACCAGCGACGTGCGCCGCCCCAAGCCTGCCGCCTCGCGCGAACGCATTCCTACCGAGGATGAAATCGAGCGCCTGTGCAACGCACTTGGCTTCACCGAGGAGCCTGTGACGACGAAGAGCCAGGCTGTGGCGGTCGCCTACCTCTTCGCCATCGAGACGGCAATGCGAGCCGGGGAAATTTGCGGACTGACGCCCGTCTGGGTTGACGGCGCCGTCGCCCGCCTCCCCGCCTCGATCAATAAAAACGGCGTGCGGCGAGACGTACCGCTATCGACGTGCGCGCTGGAACTCCTGTCGCTATTGCCAGACTCGGCGAGGCCCCATCGTTCGGCATTTCCACGGCCTCGCTCGATGCCCTGTTCCGCAAAGCGCGCGAACGATCGTGCATCGAGGGCCTGA
- a CDS encoding tyrosine-type recombinase/integrase has translation MEGLTFHDSRHAAITRLAKKLNVLDLARMVGHRDLRMLQVYYNESAEDIAAKLR, from the coding sequence ATCGAGGGCCTGACCTTCCATGACAGCCGGCACGCGGCCATCACGCGATTGGCAAAAAAATTGAACGTGCTCGACCTCGCGCGCATGGTCGGCCACAGGGATTTGCGTATGCTCCAGGTCTATTACAACGAGAGCGCCGAGGATATAGCGGCTAAGCTCAGGTAG